A genomic region of Candidatus Blochmanniella pennsylvanica str. BPEN contains the following coding sequences:
- the nusA gene encoding transcription termination factor NusA: MNKEILAVIEAVSNEKAVPQEKIFEALETALAAATKKKYEQDVEVRVVIDRKSGQINTFRRWVVVEQVTQPTKEITLDAARFENPKVQICDYVEDVIESISFDRITTQTAKQVIVQKVREAERAIIIEQFLNRQGDIVTGIVKKINRDSISIDLGNNAEGMINREEMLPRENFRLGDRIRGILYLVRPDFKGPQLLISRTRTEMLIELFRIEVPEIGEELITIKAAARDPGSRAKIAVKTNDKRIDPVGACVGMRGARVQAVSGELGGERVDVILWDDNPVQFVINAMSPADVASIVIDEDKHTMDISVEETNLPQAIGRNGQNIRLVSQLSGWELNIMTVDELEKKRQVEICTITNIFIHSLNISEQFAKILIDSGFSSLEELAYVPMTELLSIKEFDRKTVEIIRDRAKSALKNFSVIHNEKNIKEDNYTAAVIHPVTGLLRLPNIEYKLALTLVERGISTLEELAEQDISDLSDIEGLTKEKIGELIMEARNICWFNNDNKH, from the coding sequence ATGAATAAAGAGATTTTGGCTGTTATAGAAGCAGTTTCTAATGAAAAAGCTGTACCTCAAGAAAAAATTTTTGAAGCATTAGAAACAGCATTGGCTGCCGCTACAAAAAAGAAATATGAACAAGATGTTGAAGTTCGTGTTGTAATTGATCGTAAATCAGGTCAGATTAATACATTTCGGAGGTGGGTTGTAGTGGAACAAGTAACTCAACCTACTAAAGAAATTACATTAGATGCAGCTCGATTTGAGAATCCAAAAGTACAAATTTGTGATTACGTTGAAGATGTCATTGAATCTATTAGTTTCGATCGTATTACAACTCAAACCGCAAAACAAGTTATTGTTCAAAAGGTGCGTGAAGCTGAACGTGCAATTATTATAGAACAGTTTTTAAATCGACAGGGTGATATTGTTACAGGTATAGTAAAAAAAATTAATAGAGATAGTATAAGTATAGATTTAGGAAATAATGCTGAAGGTATGATTAATAGAGAAGAAATGTTACCGCGTGAAAATTTTAGATTAGGAGATAGAATTCGTGGTATTCTTTATTTGGTGCGACCGGATTTTAAAGGTCCTCAATTACTTATCAGTCGTACTAGGACTGAAATGTTGATTGAATTATTTCGTATTGAGGTACCTGAAATTGGAGAAGAATTAATCACAATTAAAGCCGCAGCGCGAGATCCTGGTTCACGGGCAAAAATTGCCGTCAAAACAAATGATAAGCGTATTGATCCAGTAGGAGCATGTGTAGGAATGAGAGGAGCACGTGTTCAGGCTGTGTCTGGTGAATTAGGAGGAGAACGAGTAGATGTTATATTATGGGATGATAATCCTGTTCAATTTGTTATCAATGCTATGTCTCCTGCTGATGTTGCGTCTATTGTGATAGATGAAGATAAACATACAATGGATATTTCAGTAGAGGAAACTAATTTACCTCAGGCTATTGGAAGGAATGGACAAAACATTCGTTTAGTATCTCAATTAAGCGGCTGGGAACTCAATATTATGACTGTAGATGAGTTGGAAAAGAAACGTCAAGTTGAAATATGTACTATCACAAACATTTTTATTCATTCCTTAAATATCAGTGAGCAATTTGCTAAAATTTTAATTGATTCAGGGTTTTCTTCTCTTGAGGAGTTAGCTTATGTACCTATGACAGAATTATTATCAATAAAAGAATTTGATAGAAAAACAGTAGAAATAATTAGGGATCGCGCAAAAAGTGCTTTAAAGAATTTTTCTGTGATTCATAATGAAAAAAATATTAAGGAAGATAATTATACTGCGGCGGTTATTCATCCCGTTACAGGATTATTGAGATTGCCTAATATTGAATATAAATTAGCACTAACATTAGTTGAACGTGGTATTTCTACATTAGAAGAGTTAGCTGAACAAGATATTTCGGATCTTTCCGATATTGAAGGATTAACTAAAGAAAAAATTGGAGAATTAATTATGGAAGCCCGCAATATTTGTTGGTTTAATAATGATAACAAACATTAA